One genomic region from Sphingobacterium sp. UGAL515B_05 encodes:
- a CDS encoding phosphocholine-specific phospholipase C: protein MDTRRDFLKKAAMLAGGASISHVIPSAIAKAMAINPALGSTFYDAEHVVLLMQENRSFDHAFGTLRGVRGFNDPRAIRQPNRNKVWFQTQKSGETFAPFRLDIKDSKVTWMGCLPHNWTDQTDARNKGKMNKWLDVKHSGFKEFSNLPLTMGHYSREDIPFYYSLADSFTICDQHFCSSITGTNPNRLYFWTANIRENLTGKALVWNGDSEFSGKATWTTFPERLSELGVDWKIYQNEISSSSAGYSGEANSWLANFGCNPMEYFPQYQVKYHPRYRQLLTLKKEDLERKISETTTGEALENLKKNLKHTLEELQLYTAENFEKLDERTKDIHRRAFVNNSAQPDYMELETMHYQEGGQQRELQIPKGDVLYQFRKDVAEGKLPTVSWLAPPQLFSDHPDSPWFGAWYVSEIIDILTQNPEVWKKTIFILTYDENDGYFDHFAPFTAPNPDDTESGKVSAGINPGLEFVRRDEQYYPESGREGNIGLGYRVPMIIASPWTRGGWVNSQVFDHTSSLQFLEKFINHKTNKNIKETNISSWRRTVCGDLTSAFRPYHGETINKPMVLEREPFIQEIHQAKFKGLPMGFKALSEMEIKQIEKDPSSSPYFPKQEKGLRDSCILPYELYVHGEYQSKGDYLVTFEASNKIFGKHAAGSPFTVYHAASYKGEVGTSRNYAISPGDRVTDQWSLDAFDKKMYHLEIYGPNGFYRAFKGDTNNPELKVRCTYEKSKNESAFTGRLSFSCTNNGKTTQQLVFEDASYGKEKKNLQLKGGQSIKIHFDLAKQNFWYDFRLTCAGFSNFEEQYAGRIEIGNAGKSDPLLSR, encoded by the coding sequence ATGGATACGCGAAGAGATTTTTTAAAGAAAGCAGCTATGCTTGCTGGGGGAGCTTCTATCTCCCATGTTATTCCATCCGCCATTGCGAAAGCGATGGCTATTAATCCAGCATTGGGCAGCACGTTTTATGATGCCGAACACGTTGTTTTATTAATGCAGGAAAACCGTTCATTTGATCATGCCTTTGGAACATTACGTGGTGTAAGAGGCTTCAATGATCCTAGAGCTATCCGTCAACCCAATCGGAATAAAGTCTGGTTTCAGACGCAAAAATCCGGCGAAACATTTGCTCCCTTCCGATTGGATATCAAAGATTCGAAAGTCACCTGGATGGGTTGTCTTCCCCACAACTGGACCGATCAAACAGATGCACGCAATAAAGGCAAGATGAACAAATGGCTGGATGTAAAACACTCCGGATTTAAAGAATTTTCGAATCTACCGTTGACCATGGGGCATTATAGCCGCGAAGATATTCCATTTTACTATTCTCTCGCGGACTCTTTCACAATCTGTGACCAACACTTTTGTTCGAGCATCACCGGCACGAATCCGAATAGGCTTTATTTCTGGACCGCCAATATACGGGAAAATCTTACAGGAAAGGCCTTAGTTTGGAATGGTGACTCCGAGTTTAGCGGGAAAGCAACATGGACGACTTTCCCCGAACGCCTTTCGGAATTAGGCGTAGACTGGAAAATCTATCAAAATGAAATTTCTTCAAGCAGCGCTGGCTATAGTGGTGAAGCAAACAGCTGGCTCGCCAATTTTGGTTGTAATCCGATGGAATACTTCCCCCAATATCAAGTCAAATACCATCCACGCTATCGTCAGCTCCTGACATTAAAAAAAGAGGATCTCGAACGTAAAATTAGCGAAACAACAACTGGCGAAGCACTTGAAAATTTAAAGAAAAATCTCAAACATACGCTAGAAGAATTACAGCTATATACTGCCGAGAACTTTGAAAAGCTCGATGAGCGGACAAAAGATATTCATCGCCGTGCTTTTGTTAACAACAGTGCACAGCCTGATTATATGGAATTGGAAACAATGCATTATCAAGAAGGGGGGCAACAGCGCGAGTTACAGATCCCTAAAGGAGATGTCCTGTATCAATTCCGAAAAGATGTCGCGGAAGGTAAACTTCCAACCGTATCATGGCTGGCTCCACCGCAGCTTTTTTCTGACCATCCCGATTCTCCTTGGTTTGGCGCATGGTATGTTAGCGAAATCATAGACATTCTTACCCAAAATCCAGAAGTTTGGAAAAAAACAATTTTTATACTTACCTATGATGAGAATGATGGGTATTTTGATCACTTTGCACCCTTTACGGCGCCGAATCCTGATGATACAGAAAGCGGAAAAGTATCAGCGGGAATCAACCCTGGATTAGAATTTGTCCGCCGCGATGAGCAATATTATCCTGAAAGCGGAAGAGAAGGCAATATCGGTCTTGGCTATCGTGTACCGATGATCATTGCCTCTCCATGGACCAGAGGGGGTTGGGTCAATTCGCAAGTATTTGACCATACCTCCAGTTTACAATTCCTGGAGAAGTTTATTAATCACAAAACCAATAAAAATATAAAAGAAACCAACATCAGCAGTTGGCGACGTACCGTATGTGGTGACTTAACTTCGGCATTTAGGCCCTATCATGGCGAAACCATAAACAAACCTATGGTACTAGAACGGGAACCTTTTATCCAAGAGATTCACCAAGCCAAGTTCAAAGGCCTTCCCATGGGCTTCAAAGCGCTCAGCGAAATGGAGATCAAACAAATAGAGAAAGACCCCAGCAGTTCACCCTATTTCCCAAAACAAGAAAAAGGGCTCCGGGATTCCTGTATCCTTCCCTATGAACTTTATGTGCATGGCGAATACCAATCCAAAGGGGATTACTTGGTCACATTTGAAGCTTCAAATAAAATTTTTGGCAAACACGCTGCGGGCTCACCTTTTACAGTCTACCATGCTGCTAGCTACAAAGGAGAAGTTGGAACCTCAAGAAATTATGCTATTTCTCCCGGAGATCGTGTAACGGACCAATGGTCGCTAGACGCCTTCGATAAAAAAATGTACCACCTCGAGATCTATGGCCCAAATGGATTTTATCGAGCATTTAAAGGTGACACAAACAACCCTGAGTTAAAGGTCCGCTGTACCTATGAAAAAAGTAAAAATGAATCCGCGTTTACCGGGCGTTTGTCTTTTTCATGTACAAACAATGGGAAAACAACCCAGCAACTTGTTTTTGAGGACGCCAGCTATGGAAAAGAAAAAAAGAATCTGCAACTTAAGGGGGGACAATCCATTAAGATACATTTTGATTTGGCTAAGCAAAATTTTTGGTATGATTTCCGCCTCACCTGCGCTGGTTTCTCAAACTTCGAGGAACAATATGCGGGGCGTATAGAGATTGGAAATGCAGGAAAAAGTGATCCCTTATTAAGCCGATAA
- a CDS encoding HYC_CC_PP family protein has translation MKKIALFIGLFFYLLAASGASLHLHFCQGETKSVSLSESHNMACPLCAKSAKKQQNHCHETGSCKDVKIEAQKVDHFSRVTQNLDFNTFSPAIITRHWILNYYHFSEEEDDFSKLKYTVFASDNRQNPPVFILNQNFRI, from the coding sequence ATGAAGAAAATCGCACTATTTATCGGCTTATTTTTCTATTTGCTCGCTGCAAGTGGTGCCTCACTGCATCTTCATTTTTGCCAAGGAGAAACAAAAAGTGTATCGTTATCGGAAAGCCATAATATGGCCTGCCCTCTTTGTGCCAAGTCTGCAAAAAAACAGCAGAACCACTGTCATGAAACAGGAAGCTGTAAAGATGTTAAGATCGAAGCACAAAAAGTCGATCACTTCAGCCGAGTAACACAAAATCTTGATTTTAACACTTTTTCTCCCGCAATAATTACGCGTCATTGGATACTTAATTATTATCATTTCTCTGAGGAGGAAGACGATTTTTCTAAACTAAAGTATACCGTTTTTGCGAGCGATAATAGACAGAACCCACCTGTTTTTATTCTCAATCAAAATTTTAGGATTTAA
- a CDS encoding TonB-dependent receptor domain-containing protein: MNQIFKKIYTTTILSLFFLAFVQAQTDSTRTLTVAGNCAMCKKRIETAAKMNGVEMAVWNASDNLLQIKYNPQKVQLESIKKNIAHVGHDVDNLVADEESYAKLHECCMYPRLENGKIPEKKIVTTDSHDHPHTVTGVVVEENEKGDLKPIIGANLHWANLPTKNTRTNENGVFKLDHKEGFNKLVVSYVGMKPDTITVKDLHEVIMITAKGNVLMEVEVKGTRRSNYIDRMTPARLEVLTGKELFKAACCDLSESFETNASVDVVSADAVTGSKQIQMLGLSGIYTQLTVENLPGPRGLASPLGLNSIAGTWIESIQIAKGIGSVANGFENMAGQINVELKKPQNSERLFFNAYANNMGRTDVNLNLSQKIGQHWSTAVLLHDNFMYNKSMNFSHNGFRDVPVGNLFSGVNRWFYENGKGLMVQFGVKYLNDDRTGGQIDFNEKTDKGTTNRYGLGFDIERVEGFAKIGYVFPENKHRSIGLQLAGSNYNQKSYFGLNNYNSDQQNGYANLLFQDIIGTVAHKYRVGASINYDNYNEWYLKDQNFKRKEVVSGAFAEYTYSPSEKFDAIIGLRQDYNSLYGWFTTPRIHLRYAPIAGTTVRASSGRGQRTANIFAENTAVLASSRKLVIQSPNIYDKAYGLQPEVSWNSGIAIDQSMRIFGREASASVEFFHNSFSNQVVVDYENPREINFYNLNGKSFSNSLQTEFRFMPAPHFETRLAYRLLDVQTDFESGRKTKPLLAKHRGFVNLAYNHHSGWSVDYTLNVVGQKRIPSTAENPVEYQMPTASKAYATMNAQISKTFGKDKNFTVYVGGENLSNYFQNMPILAADQPFGNYFDTSMLWGPLTGRMFYTGVRYFIK; this comes from the coding sequence ATGAATCAAATTTTCAAAAAAATATATACGACAACCATTCTATCCTTATTTTTTCTGGCATTTGTACAGGCACAGACCGACAGTACGAGGACGCTTACAGTGGCCGGAAATTGTGCCATGTGTAAAAAACGTATTGAAACTGCCGCGAAAATGAATGGTGTAGAAATGGCTGTTTGGAATGCCAGCGACAACCTGTTACAGATCAAATATAATCCTCAGAAAGTACAACTGGAGTCTATTAAGAAAAACATTGCGCATGTTGGTCACGATGTAGACAACCTGGTTGCCGATGAAGAATCCTATGCTAAACTTCACGAATGTTGTATGTATCCACGCTTGGAAAATGGCAAAATCCCCGAAAAGAAAATTGTAACAACCGATAGCCATGACCATCCACATACTGTTACCGGTGTTGTCGTTGAAGAAAACGAAAAGGGGGATCTTAAGCCCATTATTGGCGCCAATCTACACTGGGCCAACCTTCCAACCAAAAACACAAGAACAAACGAAAATGGTGTTTTTAAATTGGACCATAAAGAAGGATTCAACAAATTGGTTGTAAGTTACGTTGGGATGAAACCTGACACCATCACCGTCAAAGATCTCCATGAAGTCATCATGATTACAGCAAAGGGAAATGTGTTGATGGAAGTCGAGGTTAAAGGAACACGACGCTCAAATTACATCGACCGTATGACACCTGCACGACTGGAAGTTCTTACAGGAAAAGAGTTATTCAAAGCCGCTTGCTGTGATTTAAGCGAGAGCTTTGAAACCAATGCCTCCGTCGATGTCGTCAGTGCTGATGCGGTAACAGGCAGCAAACAGATTCAAATGCTGGGCCTTAGTGGTATTTATACCCAATTAACCGTTGAAAATTTACCCGGACCTCGTGGGCTCGCTTCTCCTTTAGGTTTAAATTCTATTGCAGGAACATGGATTGAATCAATTCAAATCGCGAAAGGTATCGGTTCCGTAGCCAACGGTTTCGAAAACATGGCCGGACAGATCAACGTCGAATTGAAAAAACCGCAAAATTCAGAAAGATTGTTTTTTAATGCCTATGCTAACAACATGGGACGCACAGATGTCAACTTAAATCTTTCACAAAAAATTGGTCAGCATTGGTCCACCGCAGTTCTGTTGCACGACAATTTCATGTACAATAAATCCATGAACTTTAGTCACAACGGATTTAGAGATGTACCTGTTGGCAATCTATTCTCTGGTGTCAACCGTTGGTTTTATGAAAACGGAAAAGGACTTATGGTACAATTTGGGGTAAAATATCTCAATGACGACCGTACAGGTGGGCAGATTGATTTTAACGAAAAAACAGATAAGGGTACAACGAATCGCTATGGTTTAGGGTTTGATATTGAACGTGTAGAAGGTTTCGCTAAAATTGGTTACGTGTTCCCCGAAAATAAGCACCGCAGCATAGGTCTCCAGCTTGCAGGATCAAATTACAATCAAAAAAGCTATTTTGGGCTCAATAACTACAATTCGGACCAACAAAATGGATATGCTAACCTCTTATTTCAAGATATTATCGGTACAGTCGCTCACAAGTATCGCGTTGGTGCCTCCATTAATTATGACAATTACAATGAGTGGTATTTAAAAGATCAAAACTTCAAAAGGAAAGAAGTGGTTTCGGGAGCATTTGCAGAATATACCTATAGTCCATCAGAAAAATTTGATGCCATTATCGGTCTCCGCCAAGACTATAATTCCCTATATGGTTGGTTTACAACGCCACGCATCCATTTACGTTATGCACCGATTGCGGGAACAACGGTTCGAGCTAGCTCAGGAAGAGGCCAACGTACAGCAAATATATTTGCAGAGAATACGGCCGTCTTGGCAAGTAGTAGAAAATTGGTTATTCAATCGCCTAATATATACGATAAAGCTTATGGCCTACAACCTGAAGTCTCCTGGAATAGCGGAATAGCGATAGACCAAAGTATGCGAATCTTTGGACGTGAGGCTTCGGCATCCGTTGAATTTTTCCATAACAGCTTCTCTAATCAGGTCGTGGTCGATTACGAAAACCCCCGAGAGATCAATTTTTACAATTTGAATGGGAAGTCTTTCTCCAATAGCTTACAAACAGAATTTCGCTTTATGCCAGCACCACATTTTGAAACGAGATTGGCCTATCGCTTACTTGATGTCCAAACTGATTTTGAAAGTGGCAGAAAGACCAAACCGCTATTGGCCAAACACCGTGGCTTTGTCAACCTAGCATATAATCACCATTCTGGCTGGAGTGTAGACTATACGCTGAATGTAGTTGGACAAAAACGCATTCCATCAACAGCAGAGAACCCCGTTGAATATCAAATGCCTACAGCATCAAAAGCTTATGCGACCATGAATGCGCAGATTAGCAAAACTTTTGGGAAAGACAAAAACTTCACTGTATATGTGGGCGGAGAAAATCTGTCTAATTATTTCCAAAATATGCCAATACTTGCAGCGGATCAACCCTTTGGAAACTATTTTGACACTTCGATGCTTTGGGGACCATTAACAGGACGCATGTTCTACACTGGGGTTCGTTATTTCATCAAATAA
- a CDS encoding Maf family protein — MLKNLKNRTIILGSQSPRRKQLLAGLGLTFEVDVRETDEYVDPNLSAAEVVRQIAIRKAEAFRDKDDCLVICADTIVVSDKGEILGKPKDEQEARTTLTNLAGKKHLVLTAVAILWEGKISTFVETTTVYFYELDADEIDHYVTKFSPLDKAGSYGIQEWIGLIAVKKIEGEYNNVVGLPTAKLYQELKKLM, encoded by the coding sequence ATGTTGAAAAATCTAAAAAATAGAACAATTATATTAGGGTCTCAATCTCCACGGAGAAAACAGCTGTTAGCAGGGCTTGGGCTGACATTTGAAGTCGACGTTCGGGAGACGGATGAATACGTGGATCCGAATTTATCGGCTGCAGAGGTGGTTCGCCAAATCGCTATTCGTAAAGCGGAGGCATTTAGAGATAAAGACGATTGTTTGGTTATCTGTGCCGATACTATTGTCGTTTCGGACAAAGGCGAAATTTTAGGTAAGCCCAAAGATGAACAGGAAGCCAGGACAACTTTAACAAACTTGGCTGGTAAGAAACATTTGGTATTGACTGCCGTAGCGATCTTATGGGAGGGTAAGATTAGTACTTTCGTCGAAACGACAACTGTTTATTTTTACGAATTAGATGCGGATGAAATCGATCATTATGTTACTAAATTTTCACCATTAGATAAAGCCGGTTCTTATGGAATACAGGAATGGATCGGCTTAATCGCCGTAAAAAAAATTGAGGGAGAATATAATAATGTGGTCGGATTACCAACGGCAAAGCTTTATCAAGAATTGAAAAAGTTAATGTAA
- a CDS encoding KdsC family phosphatase, translating to MVLTEFKAIRAFVLDVDGVLTDGTVQVNEEGHQLRTFNIKDGYAMQLAIKKGYPIFIITGGGSKGVEQRMKGLGIKEVYSKVTDKLSKMKELAYDYKLELNQLMYIGDDIPDFSCMKSVGVAVSPADAVEEIKKISHYVSGFCGGKGVVRELIEKVMKVQGNWYEDETVKSI from the coding sequence ATGGTATTGACCGAATTTAAAGCGATAAGAGCATTTGTATTGGATGTAGATGGTGTATTGACTGATGGTACTGTACAAGTTAATGAAGAAGGGCATCAATTACGTACATTTAATATAAAAGATGGCTATGCGATGCAGTTGGCGATCAAGAAAGGCTATCCTATTTTTATCATCACAGGTGGAGGTTCGAAGGGGGTCGAGCAGCGGATGAAAGGTTTGGGAATCAAAGAAGTGTATTCAAAAGTTACTGACAAGCTTTCTAAAATGAAAGAACTTGCTTATGATTATAAGCTTGAATTAAATCAGTTGATGTACATCGGTGACGATATCCCTGATTTTAGCTGCATGAAGTCTGTTGGCGTAGCGGTTTCTCCGGCAGATGCAGTAGAAGAGATCAAGAAAATTTCGCATTATGTGTCTGGTTTTTGTGGTGGAAAGGGAGTTGTGCGTGAATTGATTGAAAAGGTCATGAAAGTACAAGGCAATTGGTATGAGGATGAAACAGTGAAAAGTATATAA